One window from the genome of Alnus glutinosa chromosome 13, dhAlnGlut1.1, whole genome shotgun sequence encodes:
- the LOC133853943 gene encoding putative receptor-like protein kinase At3g47110, which produces MSSDRLALLDFKSRISEDPLQIMSSWNDSTHFCNWFGVTCSLFSASKRVMVLNLEAQRLAGSITPSIGNLTYLTGINLRNNSIDGVIPQQVGRLERLQHLNLSRNYYGGNLPTNLSHCAQLRLVHLKLGSNNLTGTIPSWIGNFSSLSILNLHLNNLQGSIPSELGRLSGLGYFQLYGNNLSGTIPPLIYNISSIYYFSVTQNQLHGSLPPDVGLTLPNLEIFAGGVNSFTGPIPVSLSNASGLQLLDFAENGLTGMVPQNLASLRGLVRINFDNNNLGNGKVDGLNFLSFLANCTSLEVLGLAYNRFGGVLPSSTANLSSQLNILTLGSNMIHGGIPRGIGNLVNLTRLGLEHNFLGGRLPDALGKLKQLQGLYLDHNKFSGPIPSSLGNLTTLTVLYMEENKLEGSIPPSLGNCQNLLQLNLSSNNLNGTIPKEVIGISSLSISLVMSHNSLTGTLPFEVGNLKNLGELDLSENKLSGEIPTFLGSCTSLERLHLEGNSFEGAIPPSLETLRGLEEIDLSRNNLFGQIPELLSKFLSLKHLNLSDNDLEGKVPSDGIFSNVSAISIFGNDKLCGGVPELVLPKCYKKSPRLSVKRLALKVVIIVASIVIFVLVLLCFFLKCSMVKNWRKRPLTTSSLKDGQLPYITYAELQASTNGFSVDNLIGSGSFGFVYKGVLSSNGVIVAVKVLNLQHQGASKSFIDECNALRSLRHRNLLKIITVCSSIDHQGNNFKSLVFEFMSNGSLDKWLHPIEDEQHRCRSLSFIQRLNIAMDVAYALAYLHLQCQMPIVHCDVKPSNILLNEDIVAHVGDFGLGKFVIETSHNPSKNQSMSDLSVALKGSVGYIPPEYGMGGQVSVLGDIYSYGVLLLEMFTGKRPTDDLFKDGLSIHKFTAMALPECVMDIVDSSMPFEEDVDDETNNDNNEEVNPHFNARSRVEDCLVSVLQIGLLCSATSPHERMPTNEVVNKLSAIRDAFLKFKKGNRRIMS; this is translated from the exons ATGTCGTCTGATCGCTTGGCGTTACTTGACTTCAAGAGTCGGATTAGTGAAGACCCACTTCAAATCATGAGCTCATGGAATGACTCCACCCATTTCTGCAACTGGTTTGGTGTTACATGCAGCCTTTTCAGTGCCAGTAAAAGAGTCATGGTTTTGAACCTGGAAGCTCAAAGATTGGCTGGCTCTATAACACCTTCTATTGGAAATCTTACTTACCTTACTGGAATCAACCTGAGAAACAACAGCATCGATGGTGTAATTCCTCAACAAGTGGGAAGACTAGAGCGCCTGCAGCATCTCAACTTGAGTCGGAATTACTATGGTGGGAACCTTCCAACTAATTTAAGTCACTGTGCACAACTTAGA TTGGTTCACCTGAAACTTGGCAGCAACAACCTTACAGGAACTATCCCATCGTGGATAGGAAACTTTTCTTCTCTGTCTATTCTTAACCTTCACCTGAACAATCTACAAGGTAGCATACCTAGTGAGCTTGGCCGTCTATCAGGCTTGGGATATTTTCAACTTTATGGGAATAATCTGTCTGGTACTATCCCTCCTCTCATTTATAATATATCTTCCATATACTATTTTTCTGTTACTCAAAACCAACTGCATGGAAGCCTGCCACCCGATGTTGGCCTTACTCTTCCTAACCTTGAAATATTTGCCGGCGGTGTTAATAGTTTCACAGGACCTATTCCCGTGTCATTGTCAAATGCTTCTGGACTTCAGTTGCTTGACTTCGCAGAAAATGGTCTCACTGGGATGGTGCCTCAAAATCTAGCAAGTTTGCGTGGCTTGGTTAGAATTAATTTCGATAACAATAATCTTGGAAATGGGAAAGTTGATGGCCTGAATTTTCTCAGTTTTTTGGCTAACTGTACTAGTTTGGAGGTCTTGGGTCTTGCTTATAATCGATTTGGTGGAGTATTGCCCAGCTCCACAGCCAATCTTTCCTCCCAGCTGAATATTCTTACTTTGGGTTCTAATATGATACATGGAGGCATCCCCAGAGGGATTGGCAACCTTGTTAACTTGACCCGTCTGGGATTAGAACATAACTTTTTGGGTGGTCGTCTCCCTGATGCTCTTGGGAAGCTGAAGCAGTTACAGGGATTATATTTGGACCATAACAAATTTTCAGGGCCGATCCCTTCCTCCTTAGGAAACTTAACTACATTGACAGTGCTCTATATGGAGGAGAACAAATTGGAGGGAAGTATACCCCCAAGCCTAGGAAACTGCCAAAATTTACTTCAACTAAACCTTTCTAGTAACAATCTCAATGGTACCATACCAAAAGAGGTTATTGGTATTTCTTCATTATCGATTTCTTTGGTCATGTCTCATAATTCTTTGACAGGCACACTGCCATTTGAAGTGGGTAACTTAAAAAATCTTGGGGAATTAGATCTTTCGGAGAATAAATTATCAGGTGAAATTCCTACTTTCCTTGGTAGTTGTACTAGTTTGGAACGTTTGCATTTGGAGGGTAATTCATTTGAAGGAGCAATCCCTCCATCTCTAGAGACACTAAGAGGTTTAGAAGAAATAGATCTTTCGCGCAATAACTTGTTTGGGCAAATTCCTGAACTTCTCAGCAAATTTTTGTCACTTAAGCATCTCAATCTTTCTGATAATGATCTCGAAGGGAAAGTGCCAAGTGATGGGATTTTTTCAAATGTAAGCGCAATCTCAATCTTTGGAAATGACAAGCTATGTGGTGGTGTCCCAGAATTAGTTTTACCAAAATGCTACAAGAAGAGTCCACGTTTATCCGTGAAACGCCTTGCACTCAAAGTAGTAATTATTGTCGCTAGCATAGTTATATTTGTACTTGTTCTATTGTGTTTTTTCCTCAAATGTTCTATGGTTAAAAACTGGAGAAAGAGACCTTTGACCACATCTTCCTTAAAGGATGGCCAATTACCCTATATAACTTATGCAGAACTCCAAGCATCAACTAATGGTTTCTCTGTAGACAATTTGATCGGTTCTGGAAGTTTTGGTTTTGTATACAAAGGAGTTCTCTCTAGCAATGGAGTAATTGTTGCAGTTAAAGTGTTAAACCTTCAACATCAAGGAGCTTCCAAGAGTTTCATTGATGAATGCAATGCTTTGAGAAGTTTACGCCATCGTAATCTCCTTAAGATTATTACTGTTTGCTCAAGCATTGATCATCAAGGGAACAACTTTAAGAGTCTAGTTTTTGAGTTCATGTCTAATGGAAGCCTAGACAAGTGGCTACATCCTATAGAGGATGAGCAACATCGATGTAGGAGTTTGAGCTTTATTCAGAGACTGAACATAGCCATGGATGTTGCTTATGCATTGGCATATCTACATCTCCAATGCCAAATGCCAATTGTTCACTGTGATGTAAAGCCAAGCAATATCCTCCTCAATGAAGATATAGTAGCCCATGTCGGTGACTTTGGATTAGGAAAGTTTGTAATTGAAACATCACATAATCCTTCTAAAAATCAAAGTATGTCAGACTTGTCAGTTGCACTGAAGGGTTCCGTCGGATACATTCCTCCAG AGTATGGGATGGGTGGCCAAGTTTCCGTGCTTGGAGATATTTATAGCTATGGGGTACTTTTGTTGGAGATGTTCACTGGGAAAAGACCTACTGATGACTTGTTCAAAGATGGCCTGAGCATTCACAAGTTCACTGCAATGGCTTTGCCGGAATGTGTCATGGATATAGTGGACTCATCAATGCCATTTGAAGAAGATGTTGATGATGAGACAAATAACGATAACAATGAAGAAGTAAATCCTCATTTCAATGCCAGAAGCAGAGTGGAGGATTGTTTGGTCTCAGTATTGCAGATTGGACTATTGTGCTCTGCAACATCACCTCATGAGCGGATGCCCACAAATGAAGTCGTCAACAAACTAAGTGCAATTAGAGAtgcatttcttaaatttaagaagGGGAACAGAAGAATAATGAGCTAG
- the LOC133853944 gene encoding cytochrome P450 CYP82H23-like has translation MADKYGSIFTIRLGIHRALIVSSWEIAKECFTTNDKVFASRPKAIAAELMGYNYAMLGFSPYGPYWRQVRKIATLELLSNHRLEMFKDIRVSEVNTSIKEIYEVWVKNNNMLVEMKRWFGSTTLNILFRMVIGKRFDGTATKDEINEDNDQSLQEICTLAANFLAATPKSPLKTHH, from the coding sequence ATGGCCGATAAGTATGGATCAATCTTCACTATCCGGCTGGGCATACATCGGGCTCTGATAGTGAGCAGCTGGGAGATAGCAAAAGAGTGCTTCACCACTAATGACAAAGTCTTTGCCAGCCGTCCAAAAGCTATAGCTGCAGAACTCATGGGCTACAACTATGCCATGTTAGGGTTTAGCCCTTACGGTCCTTACTGGCGCCAAGTGCGTAAAATAGCCACCCTCGAGCTCCTATCAAACCACCGGCTTGAGATGTTCAAAGACATCCGAGTGTCTGAGGTAAATACATCTATAAAAGAGATATATGAGGTCTGGGTCAAGAACAACAACATGTTGGTAGAGATGAAGAGATGGTTTGGGTCCACAaccctaaatattttatttaggaTGGTTATAGGGAAACGATTTGATGGGACTGCAACCAAGGATGAGATTAATGAAGATAACGATCagtcactacaagaaatttgcacATTAGCGGCCAACTTTTTAGCGGCGACACCAAAGTCGCCGCTAAAGACacatcattag
- the LOC133853945 gene encoding uncharacterized protein LOC133853945, which translates to MSNVTSDRDINMDKSWMKETTRSSELYRKGVEEFLRMARRCVDAYNMVRCPCRDCTNRYYKHIEMVELHLFLYGIDQTYTRWLFHGEDLHRVNATANLHTDMNAMIEEIDGVEELLGDIRMGTFVDANIGESSTTWGPRTDNHKQRTSFDRMWENSMGELYPGCKKSSKIAFILKMLHIKTICNMTNKAFDMVLDLIKGVLPNGETLPCSYREAKLFTRDLGFGYDSIHACKNDCALFWKEHADKEKCPKCDTSRWSCVKGIGKKIPQKVLRYFPIKPRLQRLFISKDTAKQMRWHKDERKDDGNILGHPADAIVWKKFDEEHEWFARDSRNVRLGLASDGFNPFGNMSTTYSIWPVILIPYNLPLWRCMKAPNMILSLLIPGPTAPGNEIDVYLRPLVDDLQELWNECVSTYDALAKETFQLHAALLWTINDYPAYTNLSGWSTKGKLACPRCNKDTTFKRLKYGHKYCYMGHRRWLPQDHVWRKNKNLFDGNEEHKLEPEEMSRDQLLQQLMQVEGVQLGKGGKKRNREDEELNWTKKSIFFKLPYWSKLKLRYNLDVMHIEKNICDSVLGTLMNIDGKTKDTAKARKDLCEMGIRRELHLQKVGARVKMPLAKYTLTKDDKKKLCDWLKCVKFPDAYASNIVRCVNKLPGKLSGMKSHDCHIFIQRLLPIAIRGNLTPEIRTTLNELSDFFKKLCARTLKVDVLKQMKTDIVVILCKLEQIFPPAFFDIMVHLALHLPREAELGGLVQYRWMYPIERTLGKYKRYVRNRARPEGSIAEGYLVDECLTFCSMWMRGIETRWNREERNADGCLEEAHKGLDVFSQRVQPLGAPKYVTLEDDIFERAKWYVLSNCKETVSYLREGCHDIQKKHEANFSRWFRDHIYSNGRNAENVPKELYNLACGPDRQVRSYRGCIVNGVRFHTKECAQTRTTQNSGVVVRGGYDTSNNEYYGELKNVIELRYIGRNFVYLFDCDWWDTGSSSGLKREQGFTIVNTSHKCWKVAQTLTNRNIYYIPTAVDEDNEDNDQGIHDEAYQESVCVRGDIVIVEESTIFCRDDTTIAIDGLYVQLDGPNLLVDDNPLVEENEINSDDEEELWSDYDTESEDAEYSENEQSSQATNDSNSDDDMC; encoded by the exons ATGAGTAATGTAACTAGTGATAGAGACATCAATATGGATAAGAGTTGGATGAAAGAAACTACTCGATCTTCCGAGCTATATCGAAAAGGTGTTGAAGAATTCTTGAGAATGGCACGTAGATGTGTAGATGCATATAATATGGTGAGGTGTCCATGTCGTGATTGCACAAATCGATATTATAAGCATATTGAAATGGTTGAGCTTCACTTGTTTCTTTACGGAATTGATCAAACATATACTCGATGGTTATTTCATGGGGAAGATTTGCATAGGGTGAACGCGACTGCCAACTTGCACACTGATATGAATGCAATGATAGAGGAGATTGATGGGGTTGAAGAATTGTTAGGCGATATCCGTATGGGGACATTTGTGGATGCTAACATAGGTGAATCCTCTACTACTTGGGGTCCAAGGACTGACAATCACAAACAGAGAACCTCTTTTGATCGAATGTGGGAAAATAGCATGGGTGAACTTTATCCAGGCTGTAAGAAATCGTCAAAAATTGCTTTCATTTTGAAGATGCTTCATATAAAGACGATTTGCAACATGACTAACAAGGCATTCGATATGGTGCTTGACTTGATTAAGGGGGTCCTTCCAAATGGAGAGACATTGCCATGCTCGTACAGAGAAGCAAAGCTGTTTACTCGAGACTTGGGTTTCGGTTATGACTCTATACATGCATGCAAGAATGATTGTGCGCTTTTCTGGAAGGAACACGCTGATAAAGAAAAATGCCCAAAATGCGACACTTCAAGATGGAGTTGTGTGAAAGGTATTGGTAAGAAAATTCCACAAAAGGTTTTGCGGTATTTCCCAATAAAACCAAGGTTGCAAAGATTGTTTATATCAAAAGATACAGCCAAACAAATGAGGTGGCACaaagatgaaagaaaagatgacGGCAACATTTTAGGACACCCAGCTGATGCTATTGTGTGGAAAAAGTTTGATGAAGAACATGAATGGTTTGCTCGTGATTCTCGCAACGTGCGACTTGGTTTGGCAAGTGATGGTTTCAACCCATTTGGTAATATGAGTACAACATATAGCATATGGCCAGTTATATTAATTCCGTACAATTTACCTCTGTGGCGGTGTATGAAGGCTCCAAATATGATATTGTCCTTACTTATCCCGGGACCCACGGCACCTGGAAATGAAATTGATGTCTATTTGCGGCCGTTGGTTGATGATTTGCAGGAATTATGGAATGAATGTGTAAGCACTTACGATGCATTGGCGAAAGAGACATTTCAGTTGCATGCGGCATTACTGTGGACTATAAACGACTATCCAGCATATACAAACTTGTCTGGGTGGTCTACGAAGGGAAAACTTGCGTGTCCGAGGTGTAACAAGGATACAACATTCAAGCGGTTAAAGTACGGGCATAAGTATTGCTACATGGGTCATCGTAGGTGGCTTCCTCAGGATCATGTATGgcgcaaaaacaaaaacttgttCGACGGTAATGAGGAGCATAAATTGGAACCTGAAGAAATGTCTAGGGATCAATTGTTGCAACAACTAATGCAGGTTGAAGGTGTGCAATTGGGAAAAggtgggaaaaaaagaaatcgcGAAGATGAAGAGTTGAATTGGACGAAGAAGAGTATTTTCTTTAAGTTGCCTTATTGGTCAAAATTGAAACTGCGATACAATTTAGATGTCATGCACATTGAGAAAAACATATGTGATAGTGTCTTAGGTACTTTGATGAATATTGATGGGAAGACAAAGGACACCGCCAAAGCACGAAAAGATTTATGTGAGATGGGTATACGTAGAGAATTGCACTTGCAAAAAGTTGGTGCAAGAGTTAAGATGCCACTTGCGAAGTACACCTTGACCAAGGATGATAAGAAAAAGTTATGTGACTGGCTAAAATGTGTGAAGTTTCCTGACGCGTATGCGTCTAACATTGTTCGGTGTGTAAACAAGCTTCCTGGTAAGCTTTCGGGAATGAAAAGTCACGATTGTCATATCTTCATACAACGCTTACTTCCTATTGCAATCCGTGGAAATTTAACTCCCGAAATACGTACAACATTGAATGAATTGagtgatttttttaagaaattatgtgCACGGACATTGAAAGTAGATGTCTTGAAGCAAATGAAGACTGACATTGTTGTGATtctatgcaagttggaacagatATTTCCACCCGCATTTTTTGATATTATGGTTCATCTAGCACTTCATTTACCTCGAGAGGCTGAACTCGGTGGACTAGTACAATATCGTTGGATGTATCCAATTGAAAGGACGCTTGGTAAATATAAGAGGTATGTGCGGAATAGAGCGCGTCCGGAGGGTTCAATTGCTGAGGGTTATTTAGTAGATGAGTGTTTGACCTTTTGTTCCATGTGGATGCGTGGGATTGAGACGAGATGGAACCGTGAAGAAAGAAATGCTGACGGCTGCCTAGAAGAAGCTCACAAAGGCTTGGATGTGTTCTCTCAACGAGTTCAACCATTAGGTGCACCAAAATATGTTACACTTGAAGATGACATTTTTGAAAGGGCCAAGTGGTATGTGCTTAGCAACTGTAAGGAAACAGTTTCGTACTTGCG CGAAGGCTGCCATGACATTCAAAAGAAGCATGAAGCCAATTTTTCACGTTGGTTTCGAGatcatatatatagtaatgGGCGTAATGCAGAAAATGTCCCAAAAGAATTATATAACCTTGCATGTGGGCCTGATCGTCAAGTTAGATCGTATAGAGGTTGCATTGTGAATGGGGTTAGGTTCCACACAAAAGAATGTGCACAAACTCGTACTACCCAGAATAGTGGTGTTGTTGTTCGAGGTGGGTACGACACGTCGAACAATGAGTATTATGGGGAGTTGAAGAATGTTATTGAGTTACGTTACATTGGCAGAAATTTCGTGTATCTATTTGACTGCGATTGGTGGGACACTGGGAGTTCGAGTGGATTAAAAAGGGAACAAGGTTTTACCATAGTGAATACTTCTCACAAATG TTGGAAAGTGGCCCAGACGTTGACCAATAGAAACATATACTATATTCCAACAGCAGTAGATGAAGATAATGAAGATAATGATCAAGGAATCCACGATGAGGCATACCAAGAAAGTGTTTGTGTTCGGGGTGATATTGTCATTGTTGAAGAGTCAACTATATTTTGCAGAGATGATACGACAATAGCTATTGATGGATTATATGTGCAACTTGATGGCCCAAACCTCTTGGTTGACGATAACCCTTTAGTTGAAGAGAATGAGATAAACtctgatgatgaagaagagttaTGGAGCGACTATGATACGGAATCCGAAGATGCAGAGTACTCTGAAAACGAACAATCATCACAGGCTACTAATGATTCAAACtctgatgatgacatgtgttGA
- the LOC133854135 gene encoding uncharacterized protein LOC133854135, producing the protein MKTRKKTVGAGRGLCHVEDCDNFSPVDVADNIHMLSSVPLESSEGHYSDESPNAIPPSTNIDSHGSIPTQTSRTSVRKTRGKNKNKRLNELVKNGSIDLLFEDECRAPVGENSSCWSREISEVVKNHCDLHHVRWGYVPNSMKEMLEALVMDNFKLDLSQKSHQSGLGFQLGKCYSRYRSELYQAYQRNFEGLDMTDSTAVANAKVEARDNVPKGVSREKWPAICDSFESKYWVETSARNKKNRSEMVTNHTTGSCSFVNVIYKTTKATSQRPKPIAIYKDTHIRKNGTFVNPEVEKLYNEMESMANDDNLNSIEEEIFSQVLRGHRSGHVRGMGGGVIPTPSSSSLARHPTQFAGHNECMIKQQETEIRLEESLSHISTLQASNATL; encoded by the exons ATGAAGACACGAAAAAAGACAGTAGGAGCAGGCCGAGGCCTGTGTCATGTTGAGGACTGTGACAACTTTTCTCCTGTTGATGTGGCTGACAATATACACATGTTATCATCAGTGCCACTAGAGTCATCGGAGGGCCATTATTCTGATGAGTCGCCTAATGCTATACCCCCATCAACAAACATTGATTCACATGGATCCATACCCACTCAGACTT CTAGAACATCTGTTAGAAAGACTAGGGgtaagaacaagaacaagaggTTGAATGAGTTAGTAAAGAACGGTTCGATCGATTTACTATTTGAGGATGAGTGTCGGGCACCTGTCGGCGAAAATTCCTCATGTTGGTCGAGGGAGATTTCTGAGGTTGTGAAAAACCACTGTGACCTTCATCATGTTCGCTGGGGCTATGTCCCAAATTCAATGAAGGAGATGTTAGAAGCTTTGGTGATG GATAACTTCAAATTGGATTTGTCACAAAAATCACACCAGAGTGGCTTAGGGTTTCAACTGGGAAAATGTTATAGCAGGTATCGCTCTGAGCTATACCAAGCCTACCAACGAAATTTTGAAGGCCTTGATATGACAGATTCTACAGCGGTGGCCAATGCTAAAGTTGAGGCAAGGGACAATGTTCCTAAAGGTGTTTCTCGGGAAAAATGGCCTGCTATATGTGACTCATTCGAATCGAAGTATTGGGTG GAGACGTCTGCTcgaaataagaaaaatagaagCGAAATGGTAACAAATCATACCACTGGCAGCTGTTCGTTCGTCAATGTTATTTACAAGACG ACAAAGGCTACTTCTCAAAGGCCCAAACCTATCGCAATTTATAAGGACACCCACATAAGAAAGAACGGGACTTTTGTGAACCCAGAGGTTGAGAAGCTATAT AATGAAATGGAGTCAATGGCAAATGATGACAACTTGAATTCCATCGAAGAAGAAATATTTTCTCAAGTGCTAAGGGGACATCGCTCAGGACACGTTCGAGGAATGGGAGGCGGTGTCATACCTACACCGTCAAGTTCCTCGCTTGCGCGCCACCCCACCCAGTTTGCCGGCCACAATGAGTGCATGATTAAACAGCAAGAGACTGAGATAAGATTGGAAGAATCGTTATCCCACATTTCTACTCTGCAGGCATCAAATGCTACTCTGTAG